From the Chitinivorax tropicus genome, one window contains:
- a CDS encoding DUF6970 domain-containing protein translates to MASKQVLHTPPISRYSIPALVIALASLAGSATATDTPPTWLRDKIRQFETEPVTNPPRQVIKSQYRGKTVYYVPAVCCDRFSELYDSNGQTLCSPDGGIVGDGDGRCPDFKRQSPSNQMIWQDSRDNPAAKR, encoded by the coding sequence ATGGCATCCAAGCAAGTTTTGCACACCCCGCCTATCTCACGATACAGCATACCTGCATTGGTCATTGCGCTGGCCAGCCTAGCTGGCTCGGCAACGGCCACGGACACACCACCAACATGGCTACGTGACAAGATCAGGCAATTCGAGACCGAGCCAGTAACCAACCCGCCTCGCCAAGTGATCAAGAGCCAATATCGAGGCAAGACGGTATATTACGTGCCAGCAGTCTGTTGTGACCGATTCAGCGAATTGTATGACAGCAACGGGCAGACACTCTGCTCACCAGACGGCGGCATTGTGGGGGACGGAGACGGGAGATGCCCCGACTTCAAGCGGCAATCACCAAGTAACCAAATGATCTGGCAGGATAGCAGGGACAACCCAGCAGCCAAGCGTTGA
- the fdxA gene encoding ferredoxin FdxA, producing MAYVVTESCIKCKYTDCVDVCPVDCFREGPNFLVIDPDECIDCTLCVAECPVEAIYAEDDVPADQQHFIQINAELSQHRNWKPIVEKKDPLPDHDQWANVKGKTQYLDRNE from the coding sequence ATGGCGTACGTTGTAACCGAATCCTGTATCAAGTGCAAATATACCGACTGCGTAGATGTATGTCCGGTGGACTGCTTTCGGGAAGGGCCGAATTTTCTGGTGATCGACCCCGATGAGTGCATCGATTGCACTTTATGTGTCGCGGAATGCCCGGTTGAGGCCATCTATGCGGAAGATGACGTGCCGGCTGACCAGCAGCATTTCATCCAGATCAATGCTGAATTGTCGCAGCACCGGAATTGGAAGCCGATCGTCGAGAAAAAAGATCCGTTGCCTGATCATGATCAATGGGCCAATGTCAAAGGCAAGACTCAGTATCTCGATCGCAACGAATGA
- the gluQRS gene encoding tRNA glutamyl-Q(34) synthetase GluQRS — MPNHPTPPAPYRGRFAPTPSGPLHFGSLVAAVGSYLDAKAQQGEWLLRIEDLDPPRAVAGSIDDILKTLERFGFEWDGPILYQSQRFDLYQAALEKLLAQGLLYGCACSRKEIADSAAHGLDGLIYPGTCRRGLAQGKQARAWRILVPSTPICFEDRVLGTQTQNLATEIGDFILKRADGLFSYQLAVVVDDAETLITDIVRGADLLLSTARQLFLQNALGYPTPHHAHLPLALNRQGDKLSKQNLAKSLADQPRSQALADALTFLGHPPPTSLLGAPLRDLWAWAIKHWQLKNVPIRASNSPLRYDEAKQAKPIFKN, encoded by the coding sequence ATGCCCAACCACCCAACCCCACCCGCCCCCTATCGCGGACGTTTTGCCCCCACACCCTCTGGCCCTTTGCATTTTGGATCACTGGTCGCCGCCGTCGGCAGCTATCTGGACGCCAAAGCGCAACAAGGTGAATGGCTGCTACGCATCGAAGACCTGGACCCCCCACGCGCAGTGGCGGGTTCGATTGACGACATTCTCAAGACACTGGAGCGCTTCGGCTTTGAATGGGACGGCCCCATCCTGTACCAAAGCCAGCGTTTTGATCTATACCAGGCAGCGCTCGAAAAACTGCTTGCTCAGGGCTTACTTTATGGCTGTGCCTGTTCACGCAAAGAAATTGCCGATTCAGCAGCCCACGGGCTGGATGGTTTGATCTACCCTGGCACCTGCCGGCGAGGGCTTGCTCAGGGCAAACAAGCACGGGCATGGCGCATCCTCGTGCCCTCCACCCCGATCTGCTTTGAAGATCGCGTGCTTGGCACACAAACACAAAATCTCGCCACCGAGATTGGCGATTTCATCCTCAAACGCGCGGATGGCTTGTTCTCGTACCAGCTGGCAGTTGTGGTCGATGACGCGGAAACCCTGATCACCGATATCGTCAGAGGCGCAGATCTATTGCTTTCCACCGCGAGACAACTCTTCCTGCAGAATGCCCTGGGCTACCCCACACCGCACCATGCACATCTACCCCTGGCACTGAATCGGCAAGGAGACAAACTGAGCAAACAGAACCTGGCAAAAAGCCTGGCAGACCAGCCGCGATCACAAGCACTTGCCGATGCACTGACCTTTCTAGGGCACCCCCCCCCGACCAGCTTGCTGGGCGCCCCCTTACGCGACCTATGGGCCTGGGCAATCAAGCATTGGCAGCTGAAAAATGTACCGATTCGAGCAAGTAACAGCCCATTACGCTATGATGAAGCGAAACAGGCCAAACCTATTTTCAAAAATTAG
- the glyA gene encoding serine hydroxymethyltransferase, whose product MFSYKQTIASLDPELWQHMEGERHRQEEHIELIASENYTSPAVMQAQGSQLTNKYAEGYPGKRFYGGCEFVDKVEQIAIDRVKQLFGAEYANVQPHSGSQANQGVYFAILKPGDTIMGMNLGHGGHLTHGSPANLSGKMFKIVPYGLNDQEEIDYDEMERIALETKPKLLIGGASAYALRFDFERMAAIAKKAGAYFMVDMAHYAGLIAAGVYPNPVPHADFVTSTTHKTLRGPRGGIILARAEHEKILNSSVFPSLQGGPLEHVIAAKAVAFGEALKPEFKTYQEQVLKNADAMARTLAERGVRIISGRTESHLFLVDLRPKSLTGKAADAALSLAHITVNKNAIPNDPESPFVTSGIRIGSPAITTRGFKEEEARQVAHLVADVLDNPSNESVIAATRDKVHALTKRFPVYGE is encoded by the coding sequence ATGTTTTCCTATAAGCAGACGATTGCATCGCTCGACCCTGAACTCTGGCAACACATGGAAGGCGAGCGCCATCGCCAGGAAGAGCACATCGAACTGATCGCCTCCGAAAACTATACCAGCCCAGCCGTCATGCAAGCTCAGGGCTCCCAACTGACCAACAAATATGCGGAAGGCTATCCGGGCAAGCGCTTTTATGGCGGTTGCGAATTTGTCGACAAGGTCGAGCAGATTGCCATTGATCGTGTCAAACAGCTGTTCGGCGCAGAATATGCCAATGTCCAGCCTCACTCTGGCTCCCAGGCCAATCAAGGTGTGTATTTTGCCATCCTGAAACCTGGCGACACCATCATGGGCATGAACCTAGGCCATGGCGGACACCTGACACATGGCTCGCCTGCCAACCTGTCGGGCAAGATGTTCAAGATCGTGCCTTATGGCTTGAACGATCAAGAAGAAATCGATTATGACGAGATGGAACGCATTGCGCTGGAAACCAAGCCCAAGCTGCTGATCGGCGGCGCTTCGGCGTATGCATTGCGCTTCGATTTTGAACGTATGGCAGCCATTGCCAAGAAGGCTGGCGCGTATTTCATGGTTGATATGGCGCACTACGCAGGCTTGATTGCAGCAGGCGTCTACCCCAACCCCGTGCCACATGCGGATTTCGTCACTTCCACGACCCATAAGACCCTGCGCGGCCCACGCGGCGGCATCATCCTGGCCCGTGCTGAGCATGAGAAGATTTTGAACTCCAGCGTATTCCCAAGCTTGCAGGGTGGCCCGCTGGAGCATGTCATCGCAGCAAAAGCCGTGGCTTTTGGCGAGGCACTCAAGCCCGAATTCAAAACCTATCAGGAACAAGTATTGAAAAACGCTGACGCCATGGCTCGCACATTGGCGGAGCGCGGAGTGCGCATCATTTCTGGCCGCACCGAATCCCACCTGTTCCTGGTTGACCTGCGTCCGAAGAGCTTGACCGGCAAGGCAGCAGATGCAGCGCTAAGTCTGGCGCACATCACCGTCAATAAGAATGCGATCCCGAATGATCCGGAGAGCCCATTTGTGACCTCGGGCATCCGCATCGGCTCTCCCGCCATCACCACGCGCGGCTTCAAGGAAGAAGAAGCACGTCAGGTGGCGCATCTGGTTGCCGATGTGCTGGACAACCCAAGCAATGAGTCCGTGATTGCCGCCACACGAGACAAGGTGCATGCACTGACCAAACGCTTCCCTGTGTATGGTGAATGA
- a CDS encoding aminopeptidase yields the protein MPIRLFAFLLTLCALTGCSTLGYYGQAIRGHLTLMAKAQPIDQIIENPTTPASLRHQLKTAQAIRAFASQQLQLPDNASYQSYADLGRPYLTWNVVSAAEFTLRADTECFWVVGCLSYRGFFSPADAQEHAAKLSSEGKDVFVYGVPAYSTLGWFPDPLVNSFLAYSELDLARLIFHELSHQLIYIKDDTAFNEAFATAVELEGAKRWLDQQKHPAQHDASPEQQELRKTAFRQLLDEMRQALAALYQAPLSQADMRLHKHHIQAEYASRYQVFKQVWRGYRGYDHWFEPHPGNAHLASQATYYQWVPAFRQLLKESDGQWAVFYDKTRRIGKQPATERAKMLEALSARALAPATQVLAPSTVNQVEENTQ from the coding sequence ATGCCCATTCGATTGTTTGCTTTTCTCTTGACACTCTGCGCCCTGACGGGCTGCAGTACGCTTGGCTATTATGGGCAAGCCATCCGCGGCCACTTGACGCTCATGGCTAAGGCACAGCCAATTGACCAAATCATCGAAAATCCAACAACTCCCGCATCGCTTCGCCATCAACTCAAGACTGCTCAAGCCATCCGGGCTTTTGCCAGTCAGCAACTCCAGCTGCCTGACAATGCCAGCTATCAAAGCTATGCCGACCTGGGGCGTCCCTATCTGACCTGGAATGTGGTCAGCGCAGCCGAGTTTACGTTGAGGGCAGATACAGAGTGCTTCTGGGTGGTGGGCTGCTTGAGCTATCGCGGTTTTTTCTCGCCTGCTGACGCACAGGAACATGCCGCCAAGCTCAGTAGCGAGGGAAAAGATGTGTTTGTATACGGCGTCCCCGCTTACTCTACGCTGGGTTGGTTTCCTGACCCCCTGGTCAACAGCTTTCTTGCGTACTCCGAATTGGATTTGGCCCGACTGATTTTCCATGAGCTGTCGCATCAATTGATCTATATAAAAGACGATACTGCCTTTAACGAGGCCTTCGCCACTGCAGTTGAGTTGGAGGGAGCCAAACGCTGGCTTGATCAGCAGAAACATCCGGCACAACATGATGCTTCACCCGAGCAGCAGGAGCTACGCAAGACAGCTTTCCGGCAGCTGCTGGATGAGATGCGCCAGGCATTGGCCGCACTGTATCAGGCGCCGCTCAGCCAAGCCGATATGCGGCTTCATAAGCACCATATTCAAGCCGAATATGCCAGCCGCTATCAGGTTTTCAAACAGGTTTGGCGTGGCTATCGTGGGTATGATCATTGGTTTGAGCCGCATCCCGGCAATGCCCATCTGGCAAGTCAAGCCACCTATTACCAATGGGTACCGGCATTTCGCCAGCTGCTCAAGGAAAGTGATGGGCAGTGGGCGGTTTTTTACGACAAGACCCGACGAATCGGCAAGCAGCCCGCCACAGAACGTGCCAAAATGCTGGAAGCCCTGTCTGCACGGGCTTTGGCGCCCGCAACACAGGTGCTGGCACCATCGACAGTGAACCAAGTTGAGGAGAACACACAATGA
- the nrdR gene encoding transcriptional regulator NrdR, with translation MKCPFCGAADTQVIDSRVNEEGNSVRRRRKCATCQKRFTTFETAELRMPQVVKTNGHRTEFDREKLRVSFLRALHKRPVPTTLVDEAIERILQKVLSLAEREIPSRQIGEMVMTELHKLDKVGYIRFASVYRSFQDVDDFREAIQEVQQP, from the coding sequence ATGAAATGCCCATTCTGTGGCGCAGCCGATACCCAGGTGATCGACTCCCGCGTCAATGAGGAGGGCAATTCAGTCCGCCGTCGGCGTAAATGCGCCACCTGCCAAAAACGCTTTACCACCTTTGAGACGGCAGAGCTTCGCATGCCGCAGGTCGTCAAAACCAACGGCCATCGCACTGAATTCGATCGCGAAAAATTGAGAGTCAGCTTTCTACGGGCACTACATAAACGCCCTGTGCCCACCACCCTGGTGGATGAAGCCATTGAACGGATTCTGCAAAAGGTGCTCAGTTTGGCTGAGCGGGAAATCCCCTCTCGCCAGATCGGGGAAATGGTCATGACTGAGCTACACAAGCTGGATAAGGTCGGGTACATCCGCTTTGCGTCAGTCTACCGTAGCTTTCAAGATGTGGACGATTTCCGTGAGGCCATCCAGGAGGTGCAACAGCCTTGA
- the nagZ gene encoding beta-N-acetylhexosaminidase, whose product MAELTSRYQLGQLGPLMVDMAGMALTDQERDRLQHPMVGGLMLAARNYQSIEQLTALCDEIHHLRQPKLLIGVEQEGGRIQHFQSGFTHLPAMRDLGLVHDRHGRHPARRLAEQTGWVLAAELRACGVDFSLAPVLDVDHGSCGVIGNRAFHRQPAVVAELAHALQMGMRRGGMHAVGKHFPGHGHVSDDVCHALPVDPRTLPEIEAEELRVFRHMIDEGLAAIMPAHVIYPRVDSQAACFSAIWLQEILRDRLGFAGLIISDDLGVIGAASAGDMLRRVHAALDAGCDMVLICNQPAWVDHVLAHLNRPAQAVSLARFARMHGRPCPSRVALREDAEFALAIHEVGAVGLASAVLPFSPPDEASC is encoded by the coding sequence ATGGCTGAATTGACATCCCGTTATCAGTTGGGGCAACTTGGGCCGCTGATGGTGGACATGGCTGGCATGGCCCTGACCGATCAGGAGCGGGATCGACTGCAGCATCCGATGGTGGGGGGCTTGATGCTGGCCGCTCGGAACTATCAATCTATCGAACAACTGACTGCGTTGTGTGATGAGATCCATCATTTGCGCCAACCCAAGCTGTTGATTGGTGTCGAGCAGGAAGGTGGACGTATTCAACATTTTCAATCGGGTTTCACCCATTTACCGGCGATGCGGGATCTCGGCTTGGTTCATGACCGCCATGGGCGCCACCCCGCGCGGCGCTTGGCCGAGCAAACGGGCTGGGTGTTGGCGGCAGAGTTGCGGGCTTGTGGTGTGGATTTCAGCCTTGCACCCGTGTTGGATGTGGATCATGGCTCATGTGGTGTCATCGGCAATCGGGCATTCCATCGCCAACCTGCGGTGGTGGCGGAATTGGCGCACGCGCTACAAATGGGCATGCGGCGAGGCGGCATGCATGCGGTAGGCAAGCACTTTCCCGGCCATGGGCATGTCAGTGATGATGTGTGCCACGCGCTGCCGGTCGATCCACGCACGCTGCCGGAAATCGAGGCCGAGGAGCTCCGGGTGTTCCGGCACATGATTGATGAAGGGCTGGCGGCCATCATGCCCGCCCATGTCATCTACCCTCGGGTTGATTCGCAGGCGGCTTGTTTTTCAGCTATCTGGTTGCAGGAGATCTTGCGCGATCGGTTGGGTTTTGCTGGGCTGATCATCAGCGATGATCTAGGGGTGATTGGTGCGGCATCTGCCGGGGATATGCTGCGTAGAGTACACGCAGCACTGGACGCGGGTTGCGATATGGTATTGATTTGTAATCAGCCGGCATGGGTTGATCATGTGTTGGCACATCTCAATCGTCCGGCCCAGGCGGTCAGTTTGGCGCGGTTTGCACGAATGCATGGGCGCCCCTGTCCTTCGCGGGTTGCATTGCGGGAGGATGCTGAGTTCGCCTTGGCCATTCATGAGGTAGGGGCTGTGGGGTTGGCCAGTGCGGTGCTGCCATTCTCACCACCAGACGAAGCATCGTGTTGA
- the acpS gene encoding holo-ACP synthase codes for MIYGIGTDIVTISRIDKPLQRFGERFTARFLSAVERQSPPAQALQAAWVAKRFAAKEAFLKALGMGLAGPVRLVDLTICHDTAGRPYFEYTPSVAALLAERSIKTIHLSISDEQTLACAFVVMEC; via the coding sequence ATGATCTACGGAATCGGCACCGATATCGTGACGATCAGCCGCATCGACAAACCTTTACAGCGGTTTGGTGAGCGCTTTACCGCGCGGTTTCTTTCTGCTGTCGAACGCCAGTCACCGCCTGCACAGGCATTGCAGGCGGCCTGGGTGGCCAAGCGCTTTGCCGCCAAAGAGGCTTTTCTAAAAGCGCTGGGAATGGGGCTGGCTGGCCCGGTCCGGCTGGTTGATCTGACCATCTGCCATGACACCGCTGGCCGCCCCTATTTTGAATACACCCCATCCGTTGCGGCATTGCTTGCCGAACGTTCAATCAAAACCATCCACCTGAGTATCTCGGACGAGCAGACGCTGGCCTGTGCGTTTGTCGTCATGGAATGCTGA
- the pdxJ gene encoding pyridoxine 5'-phosphate synthase, with translation MIQLGVNIDHVATLRQARGTRYPSPIQAAVIAESAGADAITVHLREDRRHIQDRDVEILRDVIQTRMNLETAVTDEMLAHALRIRPQDACLVPEKREELTTEGGLDVVGQRAKVKAAINMLTEAGSRVSIFIDPDLKQIDAAKELGAPVIEIHTGRYAEAEDLHTMQLELERIRVAVAHGTKLGLRVNAGHGLHYHNVQKIAAIPDIRELNIGHAIVAQALFVGFKEAVREMKQLIEVSSRLSAS, from the coding sequence ATGATCCAACTGGGCGTCAACATCGACCACGTTGCCACGCTGCGCCAAGCGCGGGGTACGCGTTATCCAAGTCCTATCCAGGCTGCAGTGATTGCGGAGTCGGCTGGGGCCGACGCCATCACAGTGCATTTGCGCGAAGATCGCCGACATATTCAGGATCGGGATGTGGAAATCCTGCGTGATGTGATCCAGACGCGGATGAATCTGGAAACGGCGGTGACGGATGAGATGTTGGCGCATGCGCTGAGGATTCGCCCGCAAGATGCATGCCTGGTGCCAGAGAAGCGCGAGGAGTTGACCACGGAAGGAGGGTTGGATGTCGTAGGTCAGCGCGCCAAGGTCAAGGCTGCCATCAACATGTTGACGGAGGCGGGCTCGCGGGTTTCGATTTTTATCGATCCCGATCTCAAACAGATTGATGCCGCTAAAGAGCTGGGTGCGCCAGTAATCGAGATCCATACTGGCCGATACGCAGAAGCGGAAGATCTACACACCATGCAGCTTGAGCTGGAGCGGATTCGGGTTGCCGTGGCGCACGGCACCAAACTTGGGTTGCGGGTCAATGCGGGGCATGGTCTGCACTACCACAATGTACAAAAGATTGCGGCCATTCCCGACATTCGGGAGCTGAATATCGGCCATGCCATCGTGGCACAAGCATTGTTTGTGGGCTTCAAAGAAGCCGTTCGTGAAATGAAACAATTGATCGAGGTGTCTTCACGTCTTTCAGCGAGCTGA
- the recO gene encoding DNA repair protein RecO gives MTEPRRVEGQPAFVLHTYPYRETSLIVEAFSRDHGRVAIVARGARRPKSAVRGVLMAFQPLLLSWFGKQELKTLHSAEWQGGIPQLSGLPLICGFYLNELLLNMLAREDAHSGLFANYFDTIQRLSCQLDPAPCLRRFELQMLMELGYGLDLTRTVDGQRVRAGLWYVFAGGLGLREDQMHGEGAVQGETLLAMAEQRFDQPQVLAQSKGLMRQAIQHALGDRQLYTRRLLRDLNQL, from the coding sequence ATGACTGAGCCACGCCGTGTTGAGGGTCAGCCGGCATTCGTCCTGCATACCTATCCATATCGTGAAACCAGCTTGATCGTCGAGGCATTCAGTCGTGATCATGGCCGGGTTGCCATTGTCGCACGAGGTGCCCGTCGCCCGAAGTCGGCTGTCCGTGGCGTATTGATGGCTTTCCAGCCACTTTTGTTATCGTGGTTTGGCAAGCAGGAACTGAAGACGCTGCATAGTGCGGAATGGCAGGGCGGTATTCCGCAGCTGTCTGGTTTGCCATTGATCTGTGGTTTTTATCTGAACGAACTGCTGCTGAATATGCTGGCGCGTGAAGATGCGCACAGTGGGCTGTTTGCTAATTATTTCGATACCATACAGAGACTAAGCTGTCAGCTTGACCCGGCACCCTGCTTGCGCCGGTTTGAGTTGCAGATGTTGATGGAGCTTGGCTATGGGCTGGATCTGACCCGGACAGTGGATGGTCAGCGCGTGCGGGCTGGGTTGTGGTATGTTTTTGCAGGGGGGCTCGGTCTGCGAGAAGACCAGATGCATGGTGAAGGCGCGGTGCAAGGCGAAACGTTGCTGGCAATGGCTGAGCAGCGCTTTGATCAACCTCAGGTATTGGCTCAAAGCAAGGGCTTGATGCGGCAAGCCATTCAACACGCGCTGGGTGATCGACAGCTCTATACGCGGCGGCTGTTGAGAGATTTGAATCAGCTTTGA
- a CDS encoding antibiotic biosynthesis monooxygenase — MFASTPPPPYYVVIFTSLRNQYDEVGYEAMAERMLALAQCQAGFLGAESARGSDGLGITVSYWRDEASIQAWRNQLDHLEAQRLGRTRWYERYSLRVAHVERAYEFSPSPV, encoded by the coding sequence GTGTTCGCCAGCACGCCACCCCCACCTTACTACGTCGTCATTTTCACATCGTTACGCAATCAATATGATGAAGTCGGCTATGAAGCAATGGCTGAACGGATGTTGGCATTGGCGCAATGTCAAGCGGGGTTTCTTGGTGCTGAGAGTGCGCGCGGCAGTGATGGATTGGGCATCACTGTCTCCTATTGGCGGGATGAGGCGTCCATTCAAGCTTGGCGTAATCAGTTGGATCACCTTGAAGCGCAGCGGCTAGGCCGTACCCGCTGGTATGAACGTTATTCGCTCCGTGTGGCACATGTCGAGCGTGCCTATGAGTTCAGCCCCTCTCCAGTATGA
- the era gene encoding GTPase Era, giving the protein MSSTEFRAGFVAIVGRPNVGKSTLLNQLIGQKISITSRKAQTTRHRVTGIYTDEVSQFVFVDTPGFQTRHRNAMNDALNQSVKTTLGDVDAILFVVEAMKYSAADAEVLALLPKHRPVWLVINKIDKHADKGLLLPFIQKMAEQFAFAGIVPISAEKGTQIPELLNDVRPHLPVGEMLYPEDQITDRNERFLAAEIVREKLFRLLGEELPYSINVEIEKFDLDGALRRIYAAVYVDKPNQKAIIIGKGGEKLKRVSSEARVDMELLFDGKVYLEVWVKVKSGWADDVRFLKQLTGE; this is encoded by the coding sequence GTGAGTAGTACTGAATTTCGCGCGGGATTTGTCGCGATCGTGGGGCGGCCCAATGTGGGTAAATCGACTCTGCTCAATCAATTGATCGGGCAGAAGATCAGCATCACCTCTCGGAAGGCGCAGACCACGCGACACCGTGTTACGGGTATATACACTGACGAAGTTTCACAGTTCGTGTTTGTCGATACCCCTGGGTTTCAAACCCGTCATCGCAATGCGATGAACGATGCGCTGAATCAAAGCGTCAAGACGACTTTGGGTGATGTGGATGCCATCCTGTTCGTCGTAGAGGCGATGAAATACAGTGCTGCGGATGCGGAGGTTCTGGCGCTGCTGCCCAAGCATCGGCCTGTCTGGTTGGTCATCAACAAGATCGATAAACACGCGGATAAAGGATTGTTGCTCCCATTCATCCAGAAAATGGCGGAGCAGTTTGCATTTGCAGGTATCGTCCCGATCTCCGCGGAAAAAGGGACGCAGATCCCTGAATTGTTGAACGATGTTCGTCCTCATCTGCCCGTTGGTGAGATGCTCTACCCTGAGGACCAGATCACCGATCGCAATGAGCGCTTTCTGGCTGCGGAAATCGTTCGTGAAAAGCTGTTCCGTCTGCTTGGTGAGGAGCTTCCCTATTCAATCAATGTTGAAATAGAGAAATTTGATCTGGATGGTGCTCTGCGGCGGATCTATGCCGCTGTTTATGTTGACAAGCCCAATCAGAAAGCCATCATCATCGGCAAAGGTGGCGAGAAGCTCAAGCGGGTTTCCTCCGAGGCCCGTGTTGACATGGAGTTGCTGTTTGATGGCAAGGTCTATCTTGAAGTCTGGGTAAAGGTGAAGAGTGGCTGGGCGGATGATGTTCGATTCCTGAAACAACTCACAGGAGAGTGA
- the rnc gene encoding ribonuclease III yields the protein MRYQRLTQQLGYEFSDASLLRQALTHRSFGTPHNERLEFLGDSVLNCSVARLLFEHFPRLTEGELSRIRASLVRQQALAEIAGQLQLGEYLMLGEGELKSGGFRRPSILADAVEAILGAIMLDRGFDAAFAVIAHLYHPMLSALDPNAVSKDPKTRLQEWLQGRRYQLPMYTLLQVQGEAHDQQFEVECQIPELKLAAKGLGSSRRTAEQDSAQQVYEMIMKQQRRKP from the coding sequence ATGCGATATCAACGTCTTACCCAGCAGTTAGGTTATGAATTTTCTGATGCGTCATTATTGCGCCAAGCGTTGACGCATCGGAGTTTCGGTACCCCTCATAATGAGCGGCTCGAATTTCTCGGTGATTCAGTTTTGAATTGCTCGGTGGCTCGGCTTCTGTTCGAACATTTTCCCCGCTTGACTGAGGGTGAGCTCAGTCGTATCCGTGCCAGTCTGGTCAGACAGCAGGCATTGGCCGAGATCGCCGGCCAATTGCAGCTGGGTGAATATCTGATGCTTGGTGAAGGTGAGTTGAAAAGTGGCGGTTTTCGCCGCCCTTCCATCCTCGCAGATGCAGTGGAGGCCATACTTGGAGCCATCATGCTGGATCGGGGCTTTGACGCCGCATTCGCGGTGATTGCGCACCTCTATCATCCGATGTTGAGTGCGCTGGATCCCAATGCTGTGTCGAAAGATCCCAAGACACGTTTGCAGGAGTGGTTGCAGGGGCGGCGTTATCAGCTCCCGATGTATACGCTGTTGCAAGTTCAAGGGGAGGCGCACGATCAGCAGTTCGAGGTTGAATGCCAGATTCCGGAATTGAAACTCGCAGCCAAAGGTTTAGGCAGTAGTCGCCGTACTGCTGAACAGGATTCAGCGCAACAGGTATATGAAATGATCATGAAACAGCAAAGGCGGAAGCCGTGA
- a CDS encoding DUF4845 domain-containing protein produces MRKQQGLSLFGFLIIAAFVGFFALLAVRSIPAYSEYFSVKKMVKALIQENASGSPQDIRNSFDKRASIDYVSSVKGEDLDITQIGGVTTIGLEYSKEVPVVANISLKFAFKIEETTGSKAAAAQ; encoded by the coding sequence ATGCGCAAGCAACAAGGCTTGAGCCTGTTCGGTTTTTTGATTATCGCAGCTTTTGTGGGTTTTTTTGCGTTGCTGGCGGTTCGTTCCATTCCGGCCTATTCCGAGTATTTCAGTGTCAAGAAGATGGTCAAGGCGTTGATTCAGGAAAATGCCAGTGGCAGTCCGCAAGATATTCGTAATAGTTTCGATAAGCGTGCCAGTATCGATTATGTGAGCTCCGTCAAAGGTGAAGATCTGGATATCACGCAAATCGGTGGGGTCACGACAATTGGTCTTGAGTACTCAAAAGAAGTCCCTGTTGTAGCGAATATCAGCCTGAAGTTCGCGTTCAAGATAGAAGAGACAACGGGTAGTAAAGCAGCAGCTGCTCAGTAG